A portion of the Phycisphaerae bacterium genome contains these proteins:
- a CDS encoding DUF1080 domain-containing protein, producing MRYSTKGLAAICAFAAAGCVDKVPVANVPPGVRPSVPDPAASRPSVLLEAAPGEWVSLFDGKTLSGWRVLTEKAFVGHKEVRVDNGTIVMERGQLQTGIGWDGAFPSENYEVWLEAMRTDGHDFFCGMTFPVGQEPCTLIIGGWGGSVVGLSNVDHMPAAENMTTNSMSFESNRWYVIHLRVTTKKIDVWIDDQHMISLEREGRSFSVWWEQEAARPFGIANWDTGSALRHIRFRRLAN from the coding sequence TTGAGATACTCCACGAAAGGTTTGGCGGCGATTTGTGCGTTTGCAGCGGCGGGTTGTGTGGACAAGGTGCCCGTGGCGAACGTTCCCCCCGGTGTCCGACCGTCGGTCCCGGATCCCGCGGCGTCCCGGCCGTCGGTGCTGCTGGAGGCCGCGCCGGGTGAATGGGTCAGCCTTTTCGACGGCAAGACGCTGAGTGGGTGGCGTGTTCTGACCGAGAAGGCGTTTGTGGGCCACAAGGAAGTTCGCGTGGATAACGGTACGATCGTGATGGAACGCGGCCAGTTGCAGACGGGTATCGGCTGGGATGGTGCCTTTCCGAGCGAGAACTACGAGGTTTGGTTGGAGGCCATGCGAACCGACGGGCACGATTTCTTCTGCGGGATGACTTTTCCGGTCGGTCAGGAGCCGTGCACGCTGATTATCGGGGGCTGGGGTGGTTCGGTGGTAGGGTTGTCGAACGTCGACCACATGCCCGCGGCCGAGAACATGACCACCAACAGCATGTCGTTTGAGAGCAACCGATGGTATGTCATCCACTTGCGGGTCACGACGAAGAAGATCGACGTTTGGATCGACGATCAGCACATGATCAGCCTGGAGCGGGAAGGTCGCAGCTTCAGCGTTTGGTGGGAGCAAGAGGCGGCCCGGCCCTTCGGGATTGCCAATTGGGATACTGGAAGCGCCCTCCGGCACATACGCTTCCGGCGGCTGGCAAATTGA